In Quercus robur chromosome 10, dhQueRobu3.1, whole genome shotgun sequence, a genomic segment contains:
- the LOC126702132 gene encoding uncharacterized protein LOC126702132 translates to MAIPEAKKLCELVKSRAINLSEFLLPNQESVRKQVKRIRDELHRKISEACGIGPLPIWFDRQEVMLATYYRNREYEELKLWIKFLRYNFADWNRAKKKLAKAKLNLPAGLNVSKKLMVKNGLDATAVMKKSRAKNRGWMEKRRATLCNVEREYFLAEEGLNWQVASICLFSISLYRLLNVPGTVVPIGDIDDFLSLEVIHAIFPLTEGVLLLCESDDLLGKIKERATLIHLQINSPKGKFRGN, encoded by the exons ATGGCGATTCCCGAAGCAAAAAAGCTTTGCGAATTGGTGAAAAGTCGTGCCATTAACCTTTCTGAATTTCTCCTTCCAAACCAAGAGTCTGTGAGGAAGCAAGTGAAGAGAATTCGGGATGAGCTCCATCGTAAGATCTCCGAAG CGTGTGGCATCGGACCACTGCCTATATGGTTTGATCGACAGGAGGTGATGTTGGCAACTTATTACCGCAATAGAGAGTATGAAGAGCTCAAGCTGTGGATCAAATTCCTGCGATACAATTTTGCTGACTGGAATAGAGCCAAGAAGAAATTGGCGAAAGCCAAACTGAATTTACCTGCTGGATTGAATGTGTCAAAGAAATTGATGGTGAAAAATGGGCTGGACGCTACAGCTGTGATGAAGAAGTCTAGAGCAAAGAACAGAGGTTGGATGGAAAAGAGAAGGGCTACTCTGTGCAACGTGGAGAGAGAATATTTCTTGGCAGAGGAAGGGCTTAATTGGCAGGTGGCAAGCATTTGCTTGTTTTCCATTTCACTCTATCGGTTGCTAAATGTGCCAGGGACGGTGGTGCCTATTGGTGACATAGATGACTTCCTGTCCTTGGAGGTCATTCATGCTATCTTTCCTTTGACAGAGGGTGTTCTTCTTCTATGCGAGTCTGATGATCTATTGGGGAAAATCAAGGAAAGAGCTACTCTGATTCATCTTCAGATCAACTCTCCTAAGGGCAAGTTCAGgggaaattga